A single window of Lutzomyia longipalpis isolate SR_M1_2022 chromosome 1, ASM2433408v1 DNA harbors:
- the LOC129797121 gene encoding nuclear cap-binding protein subunit 2 has protein sequence MAASSVELSSYRDQHFKGSRNDQERLLRFTTTLYVGNLSFYTTEEQIHELFSRCGDIRRIVMGLDKFKKTPCGFCFVEYYTRADAEMSMRYINGTRLDDRLIRVDWDAGFVEGRQYGRGKSGGQVRDEYRTDYDSGRGGYGKILQQKAVPNTDNL, from the exons ATGGCTGCATCATCTGTAGAGTTGAGTTCATATCGAGATCAGCACTTTAAG gGAAGCCGAAATGACCAGGAACGACTACTGAGATTCACAACAACACTGTACGTGGGCAATCTATCATTCTACACGACGGAGGAACAAATTCATGAACTCTTCTCACGATGTGGTGACATCCGGAGAATTGTAATGGGCCTGGATAAGTTCAAGAAGACTCCGTGCGGCTTCTGCTTTGTCGAGTATTACACACGAGCTGATGCTGAGATGTCTATGAGGTACATAAATGGAACACGGCTCGATGATCGTCTAATTCGTGTGGACTGGGATGCAGGATTCGTCGAGGGACGACAGTATGGAAGAGGAAAGTCCGGGGGACAGGTACGAGATGAATACCGAACTGACTACGATTCCGGACGAGGTGGCTACGGAAAGATTCTGCAGCAGAAAGCTGTCCCAAATACTGATAATCTCTAA
- the LOC129797120 gene encoding uncharacterized protein LOC129797120 has product MGLLGIGQTIILLCVIVPCLGSSSDDKATINITPKIYSNIFVRKREEHRLVRNHLRATESYEKQFALLKLAYEKILQIIQESRQVVSEDSVGKELPTNQTEMEALFLLLENTCLFGDLVLHMPDISYRVLEKMPKWREIIAWAWKMTMQHENVIDERTIEMLNLFNQEINEDQRSEDFVNPYRHSGANEATPEKPKETKKVRKKLKKGPQLAGGHRHNEL; this is encoded by the exons ATGGGGCTTCTTGGAATTGGACAAACAATTATCCTTTTGTGCGTTATAGTTCCATGTTTGGGCAGCAGTAGTGATGATAAAGCCACCATAAACATTACACCAAAAATTT attccAATATCTTTGTGCGAAAAAGAGAGGAGCATCGCCTTGTGCGGAATCATCTGCGAGCAACTGAAAGCTATGAGAAGCAATTTGCATTACTGAAGCTGGCTTATGAAAAGATTCTACAA ATAATACAGGAAAGTCGCCAAGTAGTGAGCGAAGATTCCGTAGGCAAGGAACTTCCGACTAATCAGACTGAGATGGAAGCTCTCTTTCTTCTTCTAGAAAACACCTGTTTATTCGGCGACCTTGTCCTCCACATGCCAGACATTTCATACAGAGTATTGGAGAAGATGCCAAAGTGGAGAGAAATCATTGCATGGGCGTGGAAAATGACGATGCAACATGAAAATGTGATTGATGAAAGAACAATTGAAATGctcaatttattcaatcaGGAAATTAATGAAGACCAACGTTCCGAGGATTTTGTGAATCCCTACCGACATAGCGGTGCCAACGAAGCTACGCCAGAGAAGCCAAAAGAGACCAAGAAAGTGCGGAAGAAGCTGAAAAAAGGACCCCAACTAGCCGGTGGACATAGACATAATGAATTATAA
- the LOC129797117 gene encoding ATP-dependent DNA helicase DDX11, with protein MTDSVGDFGFPFPPYKIQEDFMKSLYEVIEERLIGIFESPTGTGKTLSLLCGALTWLHNNEEQLKRDLRTKVNDVQLTIEQEEKKPSSGGDWIESQYATIKLKEDLMLQKKMLDLILEHDKKIQAMRERKRKEVHEKRKWRSLVKKEPHRVESDGEDHPEEIPDGTEDFLLEEIYADKEPSEEEPPTDEHKCTKIFFCSRTHSQLAQVLEEIRKTKFAKNTRIVSLASRQNFCVNDEVRGLKSAALINEKCLDLQRNRSKVTSIEGGKALKKKRGRGCEFLRENTIENLRDSILSDITDIEEIIQMGQGEKSCPYYASRAAISDAQLVLLPYQMIFHGRTRDQMGINLKDSVIIVDEAHNLLDTISSIYCAEIDLEQLKEAQNQLTAYRERYVKKFSTKNLLKLNQLIFVVGRLVKMFPEVSKDTHRIILSHQLMSEGEFFNINLYELLNFCENTRLAQKVQGFSMNFGGKKLKDDQKEKTATQILLEKLESDGNKKKRGKKVEINQAAEQEESEAERKNTPSVIRPVLAFLERLTEDISDGRILLTWEPKPRMKYLLLKPDAHFSRILSECRALVVAGGTMQPTNELKEHIFSREIPRIREYIFDHVVPENSVLPLIVPRGPAGKALRLDFASRSSKESLMAIGMALQNLCNVVPAGIVVFLSSYDYLNAVFQHLDECGVLGRIRARKKVFREPRQGGRIEGILSEYSDAATKGGGAIMFSVVGGKLSEGLNFSDDLGRCVVVVGLPFPNKTNPELIEKMKHCDTILRPGAGNDYYENLCMKAVNQCIGRAVRHINDYASVILLDERYAQERISRKLPGWIRRSLKEAPNFGAVQSVLVKFFREKRTGI; from the exons ATGACAGACTCAGTTGGAGATTTTGGATTTCCCTTTCCACCCTACAAAATACAGGAGGATTTTATGAAGAGTCTCTATGAAGTgattgaggagagacttattGGGATCTTTGAGAGTCCAACAGGAACTGGGAAAACCCTCAGTCTCCTCTGTGGAGCACTAACTTGGCTACACAATAACGAAGAACAACTGAAAAGGGATCTAAGGACAAAGGTAAATGATGTCCAGCTGACGATTGaacaagaagagaagaaacCTTCGTCTGGTGGAGATTGGATTGAAAGTCAATACGCTACGATCAAATTGAAGGAGGATTTGATGTTGCAGAAGAAGATGCTGGATTTGATTTTGGAGCATGACAAGAAGATCCAGGCAATGCgtgagagaaaaaggaaagaagttCACGAGAAACGGAAATGGAGATCTTTAGTGAAAAAGGAACCTCATAGAGTTGAATCTGATGGAGAAGATCATCCAGAAGAGATACCTGATGGCACAGAGGATTTCCTCTTGGAGGAGATTTATGCAGATAAAGAACCAAGCGAAGAAGAACCTCCAACTGATGAGCATAAATGcacaaagattttcttctgcaGTCGCACACATTCCCAACTCGCTCAGGTGCTGGAGGAAATTAGGAAGACAAAATTCGCCAAAAATACCAGAATTGTATCTCTAGCATCGAGGCAGAATTTTTGTGTAAATGATGAAGTAAGGGGGCTAAAGTCTGCAGCATTGATCAATGAGAAGTGTCTGGATTTGCAGAGAAATCGTTCCAAAGTCACCTCGATCGAGGGTGGGAAGGCTCTGAAAAAGAAACGCGGAAGAGGATGTGAATTCTTGCGAGAGAATACAATTGAGAATCTACGAGATAGCATCCTTTCGGATATAACTGATATTGAGGAGATCATACAGATGGGTCAAGGAGAAAAATCATGTCCATACTATGCAAGTCGAGCAGCCATATCCGATGCCCAGCTGGTACTACTGCCCTATCAGATGATCTTTCACGGCCGAACAAGAGATCAGATGGGGATCAATTTGAAAGATTCTGTGATTATCGTTGATGAAGCTCACAATCTTCTGGACACAATCTCTTCAATCTACTGCGCTGAGATTGACCTGGAGCAACTGAAGGAAGCTCAAAATCAACTAACGGCCTACCGCGAGAGGTATGTGAAGAAATTTAGCACCAAAAATCTCCTGAAACTCAATCAATTGATCTTTGTTGTGGGGAGACTCGTTAAAATGTTCCCAGAAGTTTCTAAGGACACGCACAGAATAATTCTGTCGCACCAGCTCATGTCAGAGggagaatttttcaacataaacCTCTATGAATTACTGAATTTTTGCGAAAATACTCGCTTAGCTCAAAAGGTTCAGggattctcaatgaattttggtGGAAAGAAACTAAAGGATGATCAGAAAGAAAAGACTGCTACTCAGATATTGCTTGAAAAATTAGAATCAgatggaaataaaaagaagcgAGGAAAGAAAGTGGAAATAAATCAGGCAGCTGAACAGGAAGAATCAGaagcagagagaaaaaatacccCATCAGTTATTCGTCCTGTCTTGGCTTTTCTGGAACGCCTCACAGAGGATATCTCAGATGGACGAATTCTCCTTACGTGGGAACCAAAACCACGAATGAAGTACCTCCTCCTGAAGCCAGATGCCCATTTTTCCCGTATCCTCAGCGAATGCCGAGCTTTGGTTGTTGCAGGAGGCACAATGCAGCCAACAAATGAACTAAAAGAACATATCTTCTCCCGAGAAATTCCCCGAATTCgggaatatatttttgatcaTGTTGTACCAGAAAATTCCGTCTTGCCCCTCATTGTACCCCGTGGTCCAGCTGGGAAAGCCCTACGACTGGATTTTGCATCTCGGAGTTCAAAAGAATCTCTCATGGCTATTGGGATGGCTCTTCAGAATCTGTGCAATGTGGTACCAGCGGGAATTGTTGTATTCCTCAGCTCATACGACTACCTCAATGCTGTTTTCCAGCATCTCGATGAGTGTGGTGTCCTTGGGAGAATACGTGCCAGGAAGAAGGTTTTTCGTGAGCCACGTCAAGGTGGTCGAATAGAGGGTATTCTCAGTGAGTACTCAGATGCAGCCACAAAGGGTGGAGGAGCCATAATGTTTAGTGTGGTCGGTGGGAAGTTGTCTGAGGGATTGAATTTCTCCGATGATCTCGGAAGGTGTGTGGTTGTCGTTGGCCTTCCATTTCCCAATAAAACAAATCCCGAACTAATTGAAAAGATGAAGCACTGCGACACAATCCTGCGGCCAGGAGCTGGGAATGATTACTACGAAAATCTCTGTATGAAAGCCGTTAACCAGTGCATcg gaAGAGCTGTACGACACATCAACGACTATGCCAGTGTAATCCTCCTGGATGAGAGATACGCCCAGGAGAGGATATCACGTAAGCTCCCTGGATGGATACGGAGAAGCCTCAAGGAAGCCCCCAACTTTGGAGCTGTTCAGAGTGTACTCGTGaaattttttcgtgaaaaacgAACaggcatttaa